One segment of Mycolicibacterium baixiangningiae DNA contains the following:
- a CDS encoding GMC oxidoreductase — translation MTVRKLVDATTSSTPSSITLSSTVCIIGGGIAGLTAAVRLARDPRVRVVVLESGIDKDDPDTLALDHIDNPRKNYEGSLRSRGLGGTSRRWDGKLLPFSSGDTAERPWVGLSAWPFDVAELDRYVSEIERLMGVDRASYEEDIAPLLDPSGLLPRDDSDFRQRWAKRPSKANLDLAHVLRDDIATRDNLDIWLGATVSTFGFDPSGSRLAFVVAVDRHGHTLTVTADEFLIAAGALESTRLLLVADRQSGGVISRDSDALGRYFNDHFGIEVAAVRPIDHRRTNMALADRWVLGPNRHLHFELRRAVQEAGRIGSAYFDFVVEVPETSALTQAESAVQAAKQRRVRIAVRSAAAALTDLPTLTRIVTWRYRDKLRYWPPHPSARIKIWIEQLPHRRNRIVLSDCVDALGQPLLRLEFEKTDDEERAFRFTVEKVRAFWERHMSGLATLDWIPMVDDPHGRLVELSAELAHPAGATRMGLDPATSVVDPWLRVHRVSNLSVASSSTFPSSGSANPTFMIMQLAMRAADAIATRLQPQPDSHEAQPTKSHTAT, via the coding sequence ATGACGGTCAGGAAACTGGTCGACGCGACGACATCGTCGACGCCGTCGTCGATCACGCTGTCGAGCACTGTCTGCATCATCGGCGGTGGCATCGCGGGTTTGACCGCAGCGGTACGACTCGCGCGCGACCCCCGGGTGCGCGTCGTCGTGCTCGAAAGCGGCATCGACAAGGACGATCCGGACACACTCGCGCTCGACCACATCGACAACCCGCGGAAGAACTACGAAGGCAGCCTGCGTTCGCGCGGCCTCGGCGGAACGTCCCGGCGATGGGACGGCAAGCTGCTTCCCTTCTCGAGCGGCGATACGGCTGAGCGTCCATGGGTCGGTCTCTCGGCTTGGCCGTTCGACGTCGCCGAACTGGATCGCTACGTGAGCGAGATCGAAAGGCTGATGGGCGTCGACCGGGCCTCCTACGAGGAGGACATCGCGCCCCTGCTCGACCCGAGCGGGCTGCTACCGCGTGACGATTCCGACTTCCGGCAACGCTGGGCGAAACGACCATCCAAAGCGAACCTGGACCTTGCGCATGTGCTGCGCGATGACATCGCGACACGGGACAACCTCGACATCTGGCTGGGGGCGACGGTGTCGACGTTCGGCTTCGACCCGTCCGGTAGCCGGTTGGCATTTGTCGTCGCAGTCGACCGTCACGGTCACACATTGACGGTCACCGCCGATGAGTTCCTCATCGCAGCGGGTGCACTCGAGTCCACGCGGCTGCTGTTGGTCGCAGACCGCCAATCCGGGGGCGTGATCTCCCGCGACAGCGACGCTCTCGGCCGGTATTTCAACGACCACTTCGGGATCGAGGTCGCGGCTGTGCGACCGATCGATCACCGGCGAACGAATATGGCATTGGCGGACCGCTGGGTGCTCGGCCCGAATCGCCACCTGCATTTCGAGCTCAGGCGGGCCGTGCAGGAAGCAGGCCGCATCGGCAGTGCGTACTTCGACTTCGTCGTGGAGGTGCCCGAGACGTCAGCGCTGACCCAGGCGGAGTCGGCGGTACAGGCGGCCAAGCAGCGCCGTGTCCGCATCGCTGTGAGGTCGGCGGCCGCGGCGCTGACCGACCTGCCCACCTTGACGCGCATCGTGACGTGGCGGTATCGGGACAAGCTGAGGTATTGGCCGCCCCACCCGAGCGCGCGCATCAAGATCTGGATCGAACAGTTGCCTCATCGGCGCAACCGCATCGTGCTTTCCGACTGCGTCGATGCGCTCGGCCAGCCGTTGTTGCGACTCGAATTCGAGAAGACCGACGACGAGGAACGCGCCTTCCGCTTCACCGTGGAGAAAGTGCGTGCGTTCTGGGAGCGGCACATGAGCGGCCTCGCCACGCTCGACTGGATTCCGATGGTCGACGATCCGCACGGGCGTCTTGTCGAACTGTCGGCGGAGTTGGCCCATCCAGCGGGAGCGACCCGCATGGGGCTGGACCCCGCCACGTCGGTCGTGGACCCCTGGTTGCGTGTGCACCGCGTCTCCAACCTCAGCGTCGCGAGTTCTTCGACTTTTCCCTCCTCGGGCAGCGCCAACCCGACCTTCATGATCATGCAGTTGGCGATGCGCGCAGCCGACGCAATAGCGACCCGTCTCCAACCGCAACCCGACTCGCACGAGGCGCAACCGACGAAATCCCATACGGCGACATGA
- a CDS encoding glycosyltransferase family 2 protein: MTIDANAKFGVAISTVGRWGPLKDLLGDLVTQRHPPVAVAIAHHDEAHAADLADTVGMFADVLDIRTVVSPRGISNGRNAAAALLGNEVDWLWFPNDTSRVQADFLQRACRHCVPPTTVCAGQMVDSEGPRNPLPAAGRTLTRRSVWGAIEPATLFRRDEFIAAGGFNPAFGTGADTPWQSGEGIDLLLRLADRPGFAIEWAPDIEVTALTEFAHLPVRERSRKQRSYGRGAGYVLRTWNYPIWYQVAHVAAAALMPLRNPEKFSARESFALMVGRFEGVLGRPFPGDGDHRAILR, translated from the coding sequence ATGACGATCGATGCGAATGCAAAGTTCGGCGTCGCCATCTCCACCGTCGGTCGGTGGGGTCCGCTCAAAGATCTACTCGGTGACCTGGTGACCCAGCGCCACCCACCGGTTGCGGTGGCGATCGCCCACCACGACGAAGCCCACGCCGCCGACCTGGCCGATACCGTCGGCATGTTCGCTGATGTCCTAGACATCCGCACCGTCGTCAGCCCTCGCGGAATCTCCAACGGACGCAATGCCGCTGCGGCACTGTTGGGTAACGAGGTCGATTGGCTCTGGTTTCCCAACGACACCAGCCGCGTCCAAGCTGACTTCCTGCAGCGCGCATGCCGTCACTGTGTCCCTCCCACCACCGTGTGCGCGGGACAGATGGTCGACAGCGAGGGCCCTCGGAATCCCCTTCCTGCTGCGGGTAGGACGCTGACGCGGCGATCCGTGTGGGGTGCGATCGAGCCGGCTACTCTGTTCCGCCGCGACGAGTTCATCGCAGCGGGCGGGTTCAATCCCGCATTCGGTACGGGCGCCGACACCCCGTGGCAGTCTGGCGAGGGAATCGACCTCCTGCTGCGGCTGGCCGACCGTCCTGGCTTCGCCATCGAGTGGGCACCAGACATCGAGGTCACTGCACTGACTGAATTCGCCCACCTCCCGGTCCGGGAGCGCAGTAGGAAACAACGCAGCTACGGACGAGGCGCCGGATACGTCCTGCGCACATGGAACTACCCGATCTGGTACCAAGTCGCTCATGTGGCCGCGGCCGCCCTGATGCCGTTGCGAAACCCCGAAAAGTTCAGCGCCCGGGAAAGCTTCGCGTTGATGGTCGGCCGCTTCGAAGGGGTGTTGGGGCGGCCCTTCCCAGGAGACGGCGACCACCGGGCGATCCTCCGATGA
- a CDS encoding right-handed parallel beta-helix repeat-containing protein, translating into MKRVDVNVSRRRFICALPAAVALAACTQPETPQRHVIDVRDHGAVGDGIADDSAAIRAAAAALEPGSTLVFPQGTYRFAEQRPQTGAAVRIDGISDLVVEFEPGAELLMDNVDPATNLGTSHGFLIHGPAANIAFRNVRIRWAHRASRSMGDGIRILGCPTDSQPPAGWDGPPRPVNNIELTNCEIRSSPQTGAIMNGVSDITVTGLRVLDTAADGLHFNACRRVKVDDYVARNNGDDGLALVTYFADEFSYDRAAETFAFPTLTDWSNADFTATNVDVSEGLANGARIAGAHRVSIRNFTATRKPEGSGVTVDSATVESDPIWHYVASRDIRLEGITVEECSIGIQVLARPPADAIDPRFTDFDVEVVDAVFRNCTNWGLQAESLTDQRVTGLRLGSCTVEAVSTEGGRGGVGLHNADNITLGSVSVTHAHSVTAFLSDRSDRLAIDRLQLTINGPAQPDTPLVPCAHFVDSAGTVDVMDVTWQQAPQDWTPVQVTSSGVACVAPDAPAPPLPVAIRSLTVVPPRPGSAIATC; encoded by the coding sequence ATGAAACGCGTGGACGTGAACGTCTCCAGACGCCGCTTCATCTGCGCGCTACCCGCAGCGGTTGCGCTGGCGGCATGCACCCAGCCCGAGACCCCGCAGCGGCACGTCATCGATGTCCGCGATCACGGTGCGGTCGGAGACGGGATCGCCGACGATTCAGCTGCAATTCGCGCCGCTGCGGCAGCACTGGAGCCGGGCAGCACGCTTGTGTTCCCGCAGGGTACCTACCGATTCGCCGAGCAGCGCCCACAAACGGGTGCGGCGGTCCGCATCGACGGAATATCCGACCTCGTGGTCGAATTCGAGCCCGGCGCCGAACTGTTGATGGACAACGTCGACCCGGCGACCAACCTGGGAACGAGCCACGGCTTCCTCATACATGGCCCCGCCGCGAATATCGCGTTCCGAAACGTACGGATCCGATGGGCACACCGCGCATCGCGCTCGATGGGCGACGGCATTCGAATTCTCGGCTGCCCCACCGACTCCCAGCCACCCGCCGGATGGGACGGCCCACCGCGACCGGTCAACAACATCGAGTTGACCAACTGCGAGATCCGCTCGAGCCCGCAGACCGGCGCCATCATGAACGGTGTCTCCGACATCACCGTCACCGGGCTGCGGGTGCTCGACACCGCCGCCGACGGTCTCCACTTCAACGCCTGCCGCCGGGTCAAGGTCGACGACTACGTTGCCAGGAACAACGGAGACGACGGTCTGGCGCTGGTCACGTACTTCGCCGACGAATTCTCCTACGACCGAGCTGCCGAGACGTTCGCGTTCCCCACCCTCACCGACTGGTCCAACGCCGATTTCACCGCAACGAACGTCGATGTGAGCGAGGGTCTCGCCAACGGCGCGCGGATCGCCGGCGCCCACCGCGTGTCCATCCGAAATTTCACCGCCACCCGCAAGCCCGAGGGATCCGGCGTGACTGTGGATTCCGCAACGGTCGAATCCGACCCGATCTGGCATTACGTCGCTTCCCGTGACATCCGCCTGGAGGGCATCACCGTGGAGGAGTGCAGTATCGGGATCCAAGTGCTGGCCCGGCCACCGGCTGATGCCATCGATCCCCGTTTCACGGATTTCGACGTCGAGGTCGTTGACGCGGTCTTCCGCAATTGCACCAACTGGGGACTACAGGCCGAGTCGCTCACCGATCAGCGTGTCACCGGACTGCGGTTGGGCTCGTGCACCGTAGAGGCCGTGTCGACCGAAGGCGGCCGGGGCGGAGTCGGTCTGCACAACGCCGACAACATCACGCTCGGTTCGGTGTCGGTCACGCACGCCCATTCCGTCACCGCGTTCCTGTCCGATCGCAGCGACCGGCTGGCGATCGACCGTCTGCAGCTCACGATCAACGGTCCCGCACAACCCGACACTCCTCTGGTTCCCTGCGCGCACTTCGTGGACAGTGCGGGCACCGTCGACGTGATGGACGTGACCTGGCAGCAGGCGCCGCAGGACTGGACCCCGGTTCAGGTGACCAGCTCCGGCGTCGCGTGCGTCGCCCCCGACGCACCTGCTCCGCCGCTTCCGGTGGCCATCCGGTCCCTGACCGTCGTACCGCCGAGGCCGGGCAGCGCGATCGCGACGTGCTGA
- a CDS encoding O-antigen polymerase, which translates to MTIEAEPQPVRPGLAGRWWFRPAFFMLLPVTMSFLAWMGLVGWREFGERTSSWAKLSGFAEPSTTSASGIVLLVVWYAAAVSVATIGWRLGTDKKLDPATVERISSPNFEKRYFLLVLAAALVGVLYSYYKIGSSQSILDSLTTQSNQFTTSLPGYAGIQTLRSATILAAPVGIYLWRKKVIGFHLMALSVLLLVLNAAIASRLSLFMAAFVFVTIMVVSRVPSKRVRLNRGRRWMTLIVIGAVGFGVLTGLNYIRNANYYRDAGVANPFEMNLYQMGAYLATPAQVSLGVAEAVMSGSWEQTGHRIDSINAAQPTFLQFTKVSKEDGLREGAFYGYSVVLESNFTTNSVFADTYAIYGMWGWVYAILLYSVAGYLFARLVRYGVVVAGSAGVMAYALSEIWRTQIVNYGFVIFLLLLTWACAVAALLWCRVDERAAPF; encoded by the coding sequence GTGACCATTGAGGCCGAACCGCAGCCGGTGCGGCCCGGACTGGCCGGACGGTGGTGGTTCAGGCCGGCGTTCTTCATGTTGCTCCCCGTCACGATGTCGTTCCTGGCATGGATGGGCCTCGTCGGCTGGCGCGAGTTCGGTGAACGAACCTCTTCGTGGGCGAAGCTGTCCGGATTCGCCGAACCGTCGACGACGAGTGCGTCGGGCATCGTGTTACTGGTCGTCTGGTACGCCGCGGCGGTGTCGGTGGCGACGATCGGGTGGCGGTTGGGCACTGACAAGAAGCTCGACCCCGCCACCGTCGAACGGATCAGCAGCCCGAACTTCGAGAAGCGGTACTTTCTCCTGGTCCTGGCCGCCGCACTGGTCGGAGTGCTGTACTCCTATTACAAAATCGGCAGTTCGCAGTCCATTCTTGATTCGCTGACGACGCAGAGTAATCAGTTCACCACCTCGCTGCCCGGCTACGCCGGAATACAGACGCTCCGTTCAGCGACGATTCTGGCCGCACCGGTCGGCATCTATCTGTGGCGAAAGAAGGTCATCGGGTTTCACTTGATGGCGCTTTCGGTCCTGCTCCTGGTGTTGAATGCCGCCATCGCATCGCGTCTTTCGTTGTTCATGGCCGCGTTCGTGTTCGTCACCATCATGGTGGTCAGCAGGGTGCCGTCCAAACGTGTCCGGCTGAATCGAGGGCGCCGGTGGATGACGCTCATCGTCATCGGAGCAGTGGGCTTCGGGGTGCTCACCGGGCTCAATTACATTCGCAACGCGAACTATTACCGGGATGCCGGTGTTGCCAACCCATTCGAGATGAACCTCTATCAGATGGGTGCCTACCTGGCCACTCCCGCCCAGGTGTCGCTTGGAGTGGCCGAGGCGGTGATGAGTGGTTCCTGGGAGCAGACCGGACACCGGATCGACTCGATCAATGCGGCGCAACCGACATTCCTGCAGTTCACCAAGGTCAGTAAGGAAGACGGTCTGCGCGAAGGCGCTTTCTACGGGTACAGCGTCGTATTGGAGTCGAACTTCACCACGAACTCTGTCTTCGCCGACACCTATGCCATCTACGGGATGTGGGGCTGGGTCTACGCGATCCTGCTGTATTCGGTTGCCGGCTATCTGTTCGCGCGACTCGTGCGCTACGGGGTGGTCGTCGCGGGATCGGCCGGGGTGATGGCGTACGCACTCTCGGAGATATGGCGCACCCAGATCGTGAACTACGGCTTCGTGATATTCCTGCTGTTGCTCACCTGGGCGTGCGCTGTCGCGGCGTTGCTCTGGTGCCGCGTGGACGAGAGGGCCGCCCCGTTCTGA
- a CDS encoding cellulose biosynthesis cyclic di-GMP-binding regulatory protein BcsB — translation MAVAPLFGTVTLPSAHAQPEPPGEVVLSFPTVGVSPRLELGNNVASEVNLPLPAGMSAVRLRGVIRDQANLGAGFLEVTDDNGTFLGMVEIPPRSARPAPLPFDIDISGARPKGSSLPLQFLVRTNDIPADCGPAQQLVVTDLAAVYSGDEPSPVTIATFFPPVLQRVTVVAPTDADPSEQQAVLTLVSTLTRLYNPQPVQVRVISSPRGTAPPPTGPMARAVVVERGSAGLAVEEAGNPGAFLRVSGRGDELTAQISLLDNELQSLAQVTRARVDQSASHQLPTGDTLTFSQLNLEGRAGVLRRSTFNIGVDRAALGGGRIAGVGVNLLADYTPVAGGDAAALTVRAHDTVVYTAPLNASGRVDATFDVPSQALTQRVALDFEITYTPGQECGPLIAPMEFAVDPRSTLQLVRGGPPLGGFGALPSEFSPRFYVAMDGSGQEQLGHAAAVVAAVSRATSTPMTPQVVDVKAAAEADSGALIVANSVAVEQTSLNPPIGGNRSAIDVGLPQNLRADIADGLGSIQVFADPPRDRTVVLVTTTDAWTLVDPLFGYLDGLAGGWNDLRGDVLAAGAAGTPVDLTVRAGGSDPFEPPNVVEHRAPWLGIGIGIGLAVVAVCTATVGLLLWRRRRTDAAERP, via the coding sequence TTGGCTGTCGCACCGTTGTTCGGCACCGTGACGCTACCGAGCGCACACGCGCAACCCGAACCACCCGGCGAGGTCGTGCTTTCGTTCCCGACCGTCGGCGTCAGTCCGCGACTCGAATTGGGCAACAACGTCGCTTCGGAGGTGAACCTACCGCTGCCGGCCGGGATGTCAGCGGTCCGACTGCGCGGTGTCATCCGCGACCAGGCGAACCTCGGAGCAGGTTTCCTGGAGGTCACTGACGACAACGGAACCTTCCTCGGAATGGTGGAGATACCACCGCGTTCAGCGCGACCCGCCCCCCTTCCGTTCGACATCGACATCTCAGGCGCCCGCCCGAAGGGTTCCTCGCTGCCGCTTCAATTCCTGGTCCGCACCAACGACATCCCCGCGGACTGTGGCCCGGCCCAACAGCTGGTCGTCACCGACCTCGCGGCCGTGTACTCGGGCGACGAACCCAGCCCGGTTACGATCGCGACGTTCTTCCCGCCGGTGTTGCAACGTGTCACCGTCGTCGCGCCCACTGACGCCGACCCGTCCGAGCAGCAGGCGGTCTTGACGCTGGTTTCCACGCTGACCCGTCTCTACAACCCACAGCCGGTGCAGGTGCGGGTCATCAGCTCACCGCGCGGCACCGCGCCACCGCCAACCGGTCCGATGGCGCGCGCGGTCGTCGTGGAGCGCGGATCGGCGGGCCTCGCCGTCGAAGAAGCAGGCAACCCGGGCGCATTTCTCCGTGTGTCCGGGAGGGGCGACGAGCTCACGGCGCAGATCTCACTGCTCGACAACGAACTCCAGTCGCTGGCACAGGTGACCCGGGCGCGCGTAGACCAGTCGGCGTCGCACCAGCTGCCGACCGGAGACACCCTGACCTTCAGCCAGCTGAACCTCGAGGGCCGTGCAGGTGTGTTGCGGCGCAGTACGTTCAACATCGGCGTCGACCGCGCCGCGCTCGGTGGCGGGCGGATCGCCGGGGTCGGTGTGAACCTGCTCGCCGACTACACACCGGTAGCCGGCGGCGATGCGGCGGCGCTGACGGTGCGCGCCCACGACACGGTCGTCTACACGGCACCGCTCAATGCCAGCGGTCGCGTCGATGCGACGTTCGATGTCCCGAGTCAGGCGCTGACACAACGGGTCGCGTTGGACTTCGAGATCACCTACACGCCCGGGCAGGAGTGTGGCCCGCTGATCGCGCCGATGGAGTTCGCCGTGGACCCACGGTCGACGCTCCAGCTCGTCCGCGGCGGGCCGCCGTTGGGTGGATTCGGCGCGCTGCCGTCGGAATTCAGCCCGAGGTTCTACGTCGCAATGGACGGCAGCGGGCAGGAACAGCTCGGTCACGCGGCCGCCGTCGTCGCGGCCGTCTCCAGGGCAACGTCGACACCGATGACACCGCAGGTGGTCGACGTCAAGGCCGCTGCGGAAGCGGATTCGGGTGCATTGATCGTCGCCAATTCGGTTGCGGTCGAGCAGACGTCGCTGAACCCACCGATCGGCGGCAATCGCTCGGCCATCGATGTCGGCCTGCCGCAGAACCTGCGCGCCGACATCGCCGACGGTCTGGGGTCGATCCAGGTGTTCGCGGACCCACCGCGTGATCGCACTGTCGTCCTGGTGACCACGACCGATGCCTGGACGTTGGTCGATCCGCTCTTCGGGTACCTGGACGGTCTGGCGGGCGGCTGGAACGATCTCCGCGGCGACGTGCTCGCCGCGGGCGCGGCGGGTACCCCGGTCGATCTCACGGTCAGGGCCGGTGGCAGCGATCCGTTCGAGCCTCCGAACGTCGTCGAGCATCGGGCACCGTGGCTCGGTATCGGTATCGGTATCGGTCTGGCGGTCGTCGCGGTGTGCACTGCGACCGTGGGTCTCCTGCTGTGGCGGCGCCGACGAACTGATGCCGCCGAAAGGCCGTAG
- a CDS encoding glycosyltransferase family 4 protein, whose translation MVGRERIDLLFDARHIRQSGIGTYIATLLPHLEETFASRGMSLAVLVAERAVPPLRDSTTTIVEREIAPMYSLAEQRVWDRVLKSTRPQGFWTPHYPFPLAALRMTGTRPMLFSTVHDTLHVMSREVSGHNFARRMYARAMMRLDVRMCRKIFAPSEATASSLTRMAPAAPVMVTPIPVDDQWFKPVDPGLSPVSGRYILYVGNAKWHKNLPLLLEAYAGVAQDIPPKIVIAGSGESLRAGDERVAELAARQGARVEVMGRLDFDVLRALVASADLLVMPSLHEGAGLPPIEAMASRTAVLASGIPALRETCGDGAEYFDPRDYRALAVLLAKYCLDDSARADLAARGWAHVTARQSGIAFETAAEAVAAELAVG comes from the coding sequence ATGGTCGGACGTGAGCGCATCGATCTCCTGTTCGATGCCCGGCACATCCGGCAGAGCGGTATCGGCACCTATATCGCCACCCTCCTGCCGCATCTGGAGGAGACGTTCGCCTCTCGCGGGATGTCACTGGCTGTGCTGGTCGCCGAACGCGCCGTGCCCCCACTGCGGGACTCCACGACGACCATCGTCGAACGGGAGATCGCACCGATGTATTCACTGGCCGAGCAACGGGTCTGGGATCGCGTATTGAAAAGCACTCGACCACAGGGCTTCTGGACCCCCCACTATCCGTTCCCGCTCGCCGCACTACGCATGACGGGAACGAGACCGATGCTGTTCAGCACGGTGCATGACACATTGCATGTGATGAGCCGGGAGGTCAGCGGTCACAATTTCGCCCGACGGATGTATGCGCGGGCCATGATGCGCCTCGACGTCCGGATGTGTCGCAAGATCTTCGCGCCCTCTGAGGCGACGGCGTCGTCGTTGACCAGGATGGCACCTGCCGCACCGGTGATGGTGACGCCCATTCCCGTCGATGACCAATGGTTCAAGCCGGTCGATCCCGGACTGTCGCCGGTCTCCGGTCGGTACATCCTATATGTCGGCAACGCGAAATGGCACAAGAATCTTCCACTGTTGCTGGAAGCATACGCCGGTGTGGCGCAGGATATTCCGCCCAAGATCGTGATCGCGGGCAGCGGTGAGTCGCTGCGCGCCGGTGACGAACGTGTCGCCGAGCTCGCCGCCCGGCAGGGCGCCCGCGTCGAGGTGATGGGCCGGCTCGACTTCGATGTTCTGCGCGCCCTGGTGGCATCGGCCGATCTGTTGGTGATGCCTTCGCTACACGAAGGTGCGGGTCTGCCACCGATCGAGGCGATGGCGTCGCGCACTGCGGTTCTGGCGTCCGGCATCCCGGCGTTGCGGGAGACATGCGGTGACGGAGCCGAGTACTTCGACCCCCGTGATTATCGGGCTCTGGCGGTGCTGCTCGCCAAGTACTGCCTCGACGACAGTGCCAGAGCGGATCTGGCAGCGCGGGGGTGGGCGCATGTCACCGCGCGTCAGTCGGGCATCGCCTTTGAGACGGCAGCGGAAGCGGTGGCCGCCGAACTCGCCGTCGGCTGA
- a CDS encoding NAD-dependent epimerase/dehydratase family protein: protein MVTGGAGFVGKELVRALRDRSDLLVADLLRYGTPDWLAGEPEGFAFRRIDIRDAAATRELIEEFAPDVIVHLAAIHYIPECDKDPANAVATNVAGTVNLLAPCPEGTRFVFASSGAVYQPDEAAHREHESVVAPVDIYGFTKQHGEDYLRTLAANRGLAGVIVRLFNVIGPGETNPHLLPAIVAQLRNNPEAISLGNTWPKRDYIDVLDAAGGFAAAALGAAPEPGSCEVVNLGSGQQYSVNDIVERMKSVLGLQFEVSQDERRMRAVDRPFLGADITRIREVFDWSPVHGLDETLKRMWDNPEFLPALEGRLT from the coding sequence ATGGTCACGGGCGGAGCGGGTTTCGTCGGTAAGGAGTTGGTGCGCGCGCTGCGCGATCGGTCCGATCTGCTGGTCGCCGACCTGCTGCGCTACGGCACGCCCGACTGGCTGGCAGGCGAACCGGAAGGTTTTGCCTTCCGCCGCATCGACATCCGCGATGCCGCGGCCACGCGGGAACTGATCGAGGAGTTCGCCCCTGACGTCATCGTGCACCTGGCCGCGATCCACTACATACCCGAGTGCGACAAGGATCCCGCCAACGCCGTCGCGACGAACGTCGCGGGAACGGTCAACCTCCTGGCTCCCTGCCCGGAGGGCACCCGGTTCGTATTCGCCAGCAGCGGAGCGGTCTACCAACCGGATGAGGCGGCGCACCGCGAGCACGAATCGGTGGTCGCACCGGTCGACATCTACGGCTTCACAAAACAGCACGGCGAAGACTACCTGCGTACGCTGGCCGCCAACCGCGGCCTGGCGGGTGTGATCGTGCGCCTGTTCAACGTCATCGGGCCGGGCGAGACCAACCCGCATCTGCTGCCCGCGATCGTGGCGCAGCTGCGGAACAACCCGGAAGCCATCTCCCTGGGAAACACGTGGCCCAAGCGTGACTACATCGACGTCCTCGACGCCGCAGGAGGATTCGCGGCCGCCGCTCTCGGCGCCGCGCCGGAGCCCGGCAGCTGTGAGGTGGTCAACCTCGGCAGCGGACAGCAGTACTCCGTCAACGACATCGTGGAGCGGATGAAGTCGGTGCTCGGACTCCAGTTCGAGGTAAGCCAGGACGAACGCCGGATGCGCGCTGTCGACCGGCCGTTCCTCGGCGCCGACATCACCCGTATCCGCGAGGTGTTCGACTGGAGCCCTGTACACGGGCTCGACGAAACGCTGAAGCGTATGTGGGACAACCCCGAGTTCCTCCCCGCACTGGAAGGACGCCTGACCTAA
- a CDS encoding glycosyltransferase family 4 protein, protein MPSRPDHGSALRFGFLTELYHPSVGGQEVFFQELAEAMVRRGHHVDVHCIGHQPGLADTEVVNGVHVRRHPNGGHYKTPKLADMRRNWSDIVKYSAGVRRLATWNRYDFFLLNQWPLMHVPALPAAVKSRSAVHWCEIREDRLLRVLQAQLPKRVGMNFAVSEAVAASIRQQSRQDCGVLPSGIESRRYRSAPKAERSGVLYVGRLAPHKNLPLLIDAFALAAERGFAGDLVIAGDGPARADIESSARQSPVADRVRVLGPVDEAQKIDLLSRSAILGMPSRREGFPRVIAEAMASGLPVVTADFTENGARDVVRQFGAGVVCGTEPAEFADGLHEAEAQWDRFSRAGLAGTDSLDWSRIATTLEEHARAVTRRNQR, encoded by the coding sequence ATGCCATCGCGACCGGACCATGGATCGGCTCTGCGGTTCGGGTTCCTGACCGAGCTCTACCATCCGAGCGTCGGCGGTCAGGAGGTCTTCTTCCAGGAGCTGGCCGAAGCGATGGTCAGACGTGGGCACCATGTCGACGTCCACTGCATCGGCCACCAACCGGGGCTCGCCGACACCGAGGTGGTGAACGGCGTCCATGTCCGCCGTCATCCGAACGGCGGGCACTACAAGACTCCCAAATTGGCCGACATGCGCAGGAATTGGTCGGACATCGTGAAGTACAGCGCCGGAGTGCGACGGCTGGCGACGTGGAACCGATACGACTTCTTCCTGCTGAACCAGTGGCCGCTCATGCACGTCCCGGCGCTACCGGCCGCCGTGAAATCCCGCAGCGCCGTGCACTGGTGCGAGATCCGGGAAGACCGGCTGCTGCGCGTCCTCCAAGCGCAGCTGCCGAAACGGGTCGGCATGAACTTCGCCGTCAGCGAGGCGGTGGCGGCGTCGATACGTCAGCAGTCCCGACAGGATTGTGGCGTCCTACCCAGCGGAATCGAGTCGAGGCGGTACAGGTCTGCGCCGAAGGCTGAGCGCTCCGGTGTGCTCTACGTCGGGAGGTTGGCGCCGCACAAGAATCTGCCATTGCTCATCGACGCCTTCGCCTTGGCCGCTGAGCGAGGATTCGCGGGCGACCTGGTGATCGCAGGGGACGGACCGGCCCGCGCCGACATCGAGTCCTCCGCGCGTCAGTCCCCGGTGGCCGACCGGGTGCGCGTCCTGGGCCCGGTCGACGAGGCGCAGAAGATCGACCTGCTATCCCGCTCGGCGATCCTGGGAATGCCGAGCCGCCGGGAGGGTTTTCCGCGGGTGATCGCCGAGGCGATGGCCAGCGGCCTGCCCGTCGTGACGGCCGATTTCACCGAGAACGGGGCGCGCGACGTGGTCCGGCAGTTCGGTGCCGGCGTGGTCTGCGGCACCGAACCCGCGGAATTCGCGGATGGGTTGCACGAGGCCGAAGCGCAGTGGGATCGGTTCTCCCGGGCAGGTCTTGCCGGCACCGACTCGCTGGATTGGTCGCGCATCGCCACGACGCTCGAAGAACACGCCCGCGCAGTGACGCGGCGAAACCAACGCTGA